In the Flavisolibacter tropicus genome, one interval contains:
- a CDS encoding pyridoxamine 5'-phosphate oxidase family protein, with the protein MITLLENQQIEQLLSRQIVGRIACHVDNLLYLVPVSYAYDGKYVYVHSHEGTKINMMRKNPEICFEVDDITDMANWQSVIAWGRFEELKKEEDRQKALRTLLNRKLPLSSSITTHLGKTWPFSEDDLDDITGIVYRIELTKKTGRAEQTSFSHSDCQ; encoded by the coding sequence ATGATTACACTATTAGAAAATCAACAGATTGAGCAACTCCTCTCCCGGCAAATTGTAGGAAGGATTGCTTGTCATGTTGACAACCTGCTTTATCTTGTTCCTGTTAGTTATGCATATGATGGCAAATATGTTTATGTGCATTCACATGAAGGCACTAAAATAAATATGATGCGTAAAAACCCTGAAATTTGCTTTGAAGTTGATGATATTACCGATATGGCTAATTGGCAGAGTGTTATTGCCTGGGGGCGTTTTGAAGAACTGAAAAAAGAAGAAGACAGGCAAAAAGCATTAAGGACTTTACTCAACCGGAAATTACCTTTAAGCTCAAGTATTACAACACATTTAGGAAAAACCTGGCCATTCTCTGAAGATGACCTTGATGATATTACCGGCATTGTTTACCGCATAGAACTAACAAAGAAAACAGGCCGGGCTGAACAAACATCGTTTTCACATTCCGATTGTCAATAA
- a CDS encoding pyridoxamine 5'-phosphate oxidase family protein, with protein sequence MIGHLTETECKGFLKKEIVGRIGCSVNDETYVVPVNYLFDGNNIIAHSQEGKKIEMMRLNPKVCFEADDMKTLKNWRSVIAWGTYKEITDDTEKWDTLHNFVNRMMHFKFSETALPPEIMPQRMHPRSGKLKTVVFKIIIDKLTGRYEIEDE encoded by the coding sequence ATGATAGGCCACCTTACAGAAACAGAATGCAAGGGCTTCTTAAAAAAAGAGATCGTAGGGCGTATTGGATGTAGTGTTAATGATGAGACATATGTAGTACCAGTTAACTATTTGTTTGATGGCAACAATATCATTGCACATTCACAGGAAGGAAAAAAGATTGAGATGATGCGGTTAAACCCGAAGGTGTGCTTTGAAGCGGATGATATGAAAACTTTAAAAAACTGGAGAAGTGTAATTGCCTGGGGGACATATAAAGAGATAACGGACGATACAGAGAAATGGGATACTCTTCACAATTTTGTTAACCGAATGATGCATTTTAAGTTCAGTGAAACAGCGCTTCCCCCTGAAATAATGCCACAGCGTATGCATCCCAGAAGTGGAAAGCTAAAGACAGTAGTCTTTAAAATTATAATTGACAAACTAACTGGTAGGTATGAAATTGAAGATGAGTAA
- a CDS encoding chemotaxis protein CheB: MIFNKGRTKDIPRNFQSHLKDILQQHSQLQLINVAQSMPLRANTVYIAPSAQDLILKNSKLELVARPVAGQNLCVDRFFGSMAKQELGKRAIGVILSGSGFDGVSGAQAIKSAGGLEIAQDPLSSTCKYLPQHAIEGGSVDHVAEPLQIPQLIQEYALSI, translated from the coding sequence ATTATATTTAATAAAGGCAGAACAAAGGATATTCCCAGAAATTTTCAAAGTCACCTGAAAGATATCCTGCAGCAACACTCTCAACTGCAACTGATAAATGTTGCTCAATCAATGCCATTGAGGGCAAATACGGTCTACATAGCGCCCTCAGCACAGGACCTCATTTTAAAAAACAGTAAACTTGAACTGGTAGCAAGACCTGTTGCCGGACAAAATTTGTGTGTTGATCGCTTTTTTGGCTCAATGGCTAAGCAGGAACTTGGAAAGCGGGCCATCGGTGTTATACTTTCTGGAAGCGGCTTTGATGGCGTTTCTGGGGCACAGGCCATTAAAAGTGCCGGCGGATTGGAGATTGCTCAAGACCCGCTTTCAAGTACATGTAAGTACTTGCCACAGCATGCCATAGAAGGTGGTTCAGTAGATCATGTGGCCGAACCTTTGCAGATCCCCCAACTAATTCAAGAATATGCCTTATCAATCTAA
- a CDS encoding cation-translocating P-type ATPase yields MGGLQGLTKADAEKLQQQYGKNTFQMEGKNQLWDTIVNTIKEPMFLMLLAACLLYFLLQEYKEGWMMIAAMSIVSGISLYQEGKSNKALTALRDLTEPKVFVIRDGKELQVDTAELVPGDIVRLEEGNKVPADATILQQNDLTINEAVITGESLPAIKENNQMVFQGTTVNTGGAFISVIAIGNETKLGKLGKLVTSYSEQKTNLRNSIDQLVRFLSGFGIFAFIAIFLMNYFSGVHIIASLLFALTLAMAVLPEEIPVAYTSFMALGAYRLSRKGIITRKPQTLEHLGRVSVICMDKTGTITENKMSVRHVYNHHSSQLTELEMRPLKKDEALRVLTYAVLASETIPFDEMEKAILRGYGALSNDIHCEPIVYEYPLQGRPPMMTHVYKNAGHFIVAAKGGLERIMEVCQLPETIKTQTNTLSMQLAREGYRILGVASAIYPDKVMPAHQDDFPWQFEGFISLYDPPRKDAPLLMKQFYKAGIDLKLLTGDLAETAATIAQQVGIKKQGKIYTGEEIMEMTDNELEFQIKRNNIFARMFPEAKIRVVEALKKSGEIVTMIGDGVNDGPAIKAAHIGIAMGKSGTEVAHQAADLVLTDDAIGKMIAAIEQGRRIFSNLNKAIRYIVSIHIPILLTASIPLLLGWKYPNLFTPIHIIFLELIMGPTCSIFFEREPLEPQLMQQKPNAFPSKMFKKDELMISITQGLIITAGLFILYQSYAPQYSLETVRTILFTTLLISNIGLTYVNRSFKEPFYVTMRYRNNLAFPILILSLTFLTCIHAIPYLRLLFGFTSIRMVDIFICTGVGIMSVAWFEIYKMNLNEIE; encoded by the coding sequence ATGGGAGGCTTACAAGGATTAACCAAAGCAGATGCAGAAAAACTACAGCAGCAATATGGAAAGAATACTTTTCAAATGGAGGGAAAGAATCAGCTATGGGATACGATTGTAAATACTATTAAGGAGCCGATGTTTTTGATGCTGCTGGCTGCGTGCCTTCTTTATTTTTTATTGCAGGAATACAAAGAAGGTTGGATGATGATTGCCGCCATGAGTATTGTAAGTGGTATTTCGTTGTACCAGGAAGGAAAAAGTAATAAGGCGTTGACAGCCTTACGCGACTTAACAGAACCTAAAGTTTTTGTGATAAGAGATGGCAAGGAATTGCAGGTAGATACAGCAGAATTGGTACCAGGAGATATTGTGCGGCTGGAGGAAGGCAATAAAGTACCAGCCGATGCTACTATACTGCAGCAAAATGATTTAACTATTAATGAAGCTGTTATTACCGGAGAGTCGTTACCAGCCATTAAGGAGAACAACCAAATGGTGTTTCAAGGTACTACAGTAAATACAGGAGGCGCTTTTATATCAGTTATAGCCATAGGCAATGAAACCAAGCTTGGTAAACTGGGTAAGCTTGTTACTTCCTATAGCGAACAAAAAACCAACCTGCGAAATAGTATAGACCAACTGGTACGTTTTCTTTCAGGCTTTGGCATCTTTGCTTTTATTGCCATTTTTCTTATGAACTACTTTTCGGGTGTTCATATTATAGCCAGCTTACTTTTTGCACTTACTCTGGCTATGGCAGTTCTCCCGGAAGAGATACCGGTCGCGTACACCTCCTTCATGGCCTTGGGTGCTTACCGACTTTCCCGCAAAGGCATCATTACCCGAAAGCCACAAACTTTGGAACATTTGGGCCGTGTAAGTGTTATCTGTATGGATAAAACCGGCACGATAACCGAAAACAAAATGAGCGTCAGGCACGTATACAATCATCATAGTAGTCAACTGACAGAGTTGGAAATGCGTCCCTTAAAAAAAGACGAGGCGCTACGTGTATTGACGTATGCAGTGTTGGCCAGTGAGACAATTCCTTTTGATGAAATGGAAAAAGCTATACTACGTGGTTACGGAGCACTTTCAAACGATATACATTGTGAGCCAATTGTATATGAATACCCTTTACAGGGGCGCCCACCAATGATGACGCATGTGTATAAAAATGCTGGACATTTTATTGTAGCCGCAAAAGGAGGCTTGGAAAGAATAATGGAAGTTTGCCAGCTACCTGAAACAATTAAAACACAGACAAATACACTGTCAATGCAACTGGCACGCGAAGGTTATCGCATTTTGGGTGTAGCCAGTGCTATCTATCCAGATAAAGTAATGCCAGCACACCAGGATGACTTCCCATGGCAGTTTGAAGGATTCATTAGCCTGTATGATCCTCCGCGTAAAGATGCACCTCTTTTAATGAAGCAGTTTTATAAGGCTGGCATAGATCTAAAGCTACTTACCGGCGACCTGGCAGAAACGGCGGCCACTATTGCTCAACAGGTTGGCATTAAAAAGCAAGGAAAAATATATACAGGTGAAGAGATCATGGAAATGACTGATAATGAACTGGAGTTTCAAATCAAGCGAAACAACATCTTTGCGCGCATGTTTCCTGAAGCAAAGATCCGAGTTGTAGAAGCTCTGAAAAAGTCAGGAGAGATAGTAACTATGATTGGCGATGGGGTGAATGATGGTCCCGCCATTAAAGCAGCGCATATTGGCATTGCTATGGGCAAGAGCGGTACTGAGGTGGCTCACCAAGCCGCCGACCTGGTATTAACGGATGATGCGATCGGCAAAATGATAGCAGCTATAGAACAAGGCCGCCGTATCTTTTCAAATCTGAATAAAGCGATACGCTACATTGTATCTATTCATATTCCCATACTACTTACTGCATCAATTCCGCTCTTGCTTGGCTGGAAATACCCTAACCTGTTCACGCCTATCCATATAATCTTTTTGGAACTAATTATGGGGCCTACCTGCTCCATCTTTTTTGAACGCGAGCCCTTGGAGCCTCAACTCATGCAACAAAAGCCAAATGCCTTCCCTTCTAAAATGTTTAAGAAAGATGAGTTAATGATCAGCATTACACAAGGCTTGATCATTACAGCGGGACTTTTTATTCTTTATCAAAGCTATGCACCCCAGTACTCGCTAGAGACAGTACGAACCATATTATTTACTACTCTCCTAATAAGTAATATTGGTCTCACGTATGTTAACCGTTCTTTTAAAGAGCCATTTTATGTAACGATGAGATACCGGAACAACCTGGCATTTCCCATTCTAATTCTTTCATTGACTTTTCTGACATGTATTCACGCAATACCTTATTTGCGGCTGCTATTTGGATTTACATCTATAAGAATGGTCGATATTTTTATTTGCACCGGCGTAGGTATAATGTCTGTTGCTTGGTTTGAAATATATAAAATGAACCTGAATGAAATTGAATGA
- a CDS encoding response regulator, with protein MKKILVIEDNVPLLENTAELLELSNYHVLKAENGKKGVEVAVQEKPDLILCDIMMPEVDGYGVFHMLNKHSDLSHTPFIFLSAKSERSDFRMGMELGADDYITKPFTATELLNAIQKRLQKSDLVKQEIAEGIKGINQIHMHMSGEQALHEFIDGRGTSQYKKKQIIYFSGNHPHYLFYIQKGGVRTFKINDDGKEFITGLYKEGEFFGYVPLLEGVTYKETAQAVEETELIMLPKSEFEEIIYHNTEVTKTIIKLLSHNIAEKEQQLLDIAYNSLRKKVANALLVMKEKVSQQQPSGVPAIQLSRENMAALAGTATESFIRTLTDFRNEKLIDIKDGNVTILNEVKLKNMRN; from the coding sequence ATGAAAAAGATTCTTGTAATTGAAGACAATGTGCCATTACTGGAAAATACGGCAGAACTGCTGGAGCTTTCTAATTATCATGTACTAAAGGCTGAGAATGGTAAGAAGGGAGTTGAAGTTGCTGTGCAGGAAAAGCCAGACCTCATCTTATGCGATATAATGATGCCAGAGGTGGATGGGTATGGGGTATTTCATATGCTAAATAAGCATTCTGATTTAAGCCATACACCATTTATTTTTCTTTCAGCCAAGTCAGAACGAAGCGACTTTAGAATGGGAATGGAGCTAGGTGCAGATGATTATATCACAAAGCCCTTTACTGCTACAGAGCTGTTGAATGCAATACAAAAACGGCTGCAAAAGTCTGATTTGGTGAAGCAGGAGATTGCTGAAGGCATAAAGGGTATCAATCAGATTCATATGCACATGTCGGGTGAACAGGCCCTTCATGAATTCATAGACGGAAGAGGAACCAGTCAGTACAAAAAAAAGCAGATCATCTACTTTTCTGGCAATCACCCCCATTACCTTTTCTATATACAAAAAGGAGGAGTAAGAACTTTTAAAATTAATGATGATGGAAAAGAATTCATTACAGGCTTGTATAAAGAAGGAGAGTTTTTTGGTTATGTACCTCTCCTTGAAGGAGTGACCTATAAAGAAACGGCGCAAGCTGTTGAAGAAACGGAACTGATCATGCTTCCCAAGTCAGAGTTTGAAGAGATAATCTATCATAATACAGAAGTGACTAAAACAATTATCAAGTTGCTTTCGCACAACATAGCTGAAAAAGAGCAGCAGTTGCTGGATATTGCTTACAACTCGCTTCGAAAAAAGGTGGCGAACGCTTTATTAGTGATGAAAGAAAAGGTGTCACAGCAACAACCCAGCGGAGTTCCTGCTATCCAGTTGAGCCGCGAAAACATGGCAGCACTCGCAGGAACGGCCACAGAATCTTTTATACGGACACTAACTGACTTCCGTAATGAGAAGCTTATTGATATTAAAGATGGAAACGTAACTATCTTAAATGAAGTAAAGTTGAAAAATATGAGGAATTAA
- the ppsA gene encoding phosphoenolpyruvate synthase, which translates to MQPFIKKFNQVNLADITAVGGKNASLGEMLNQLSSKGIRLPDGFAATASCFWNFLESYNLTTALQQLMDRLDRNNYVNLKEIGKAARELILSHELPPATQAQIINAYRELSGTEDIAVAVRSSATAEDLPEASFAGQHDSFLHIEGGEAVIRAVHKCFASLYTDRAIKYREDKGFDHSKVAISVGIQKMVRSDRGSAGVCFTLEPESGFRDIIHISGVWGLGENIVQGTINPDEFLVFKPTLAQNKNAIIQKRLGDKAQTMIYATDSSSTTYNIDTPLNKREQFVLADHEIKQLAEWCLIIEEHYKKPMDIEWAKDGITGEMFIIQARPETVHSQKKLNTVTEYALQEKGEKITSGNAIGFKIASGRARIVHSPNEDSQIEKGDIIVTDTTSPDWDPILKKASAIVTNKGGRTSHASIIARELGIPAVVGCGNATEEINNDMPITVSCAEGKTGNVYRGLLKWKVEEHDFNNMYLPRHTKPLLIIGEPEKAFQLSFYPNEGVGLMRLEFIVNHYMQIHPMALVKFDELKDQAAKHKIEELTHSYKHKQQYFIDKVSQGIATIAAAFYPKDVIVRLSDFKTNEYANLIGGKEFEPKEENPMIGFRGASRYYHPLYKDAFKLECKAVLKVRNEMGFTNVKVMIPFCRTLQEGKRVIEEMERHGLSRDYSPSLEIYLMVEIPSNVILLNEFAQVFDGFSIGSNDLTQLTLGIDRDSAIVSQLFSEQDQAVKTMLSMAIHRANEAGIKIGLCGQAPSDMPDFAQFLVEQGITSISFNPDALLKGIQNIVEAENKLKSPANLSL; encoded by the coding sequence GTAAAAACGCGTCTTTGGGTGAGATGCTAAACCAGCTTTCATCCAAGGGTATACGTTTGCCCGACGGTTTTGCCGCCACTGCTTCTTGCTTTTGGAATTTTCTTGAAAGTTATAATCTCACCACCGCCTTGCAACAATTAATGGATCGCCTGGACCGGAACAACTATGTCAATTTAAAAGAAATTGGTAAAGCTGCAAGAGAATTAATTCTTAGTCATGAGTTGCCCCCAGCAACCCAGGCACAGATTATAAATGCCTACCGGGAACTAAGCGGTACTGAAGATATTGCTGTAGCCGTTCGCAGTAGCGCCACAGCAGAAGATCTACCGGAAGCCAGTTTTGCCGGCCAGCATGACTCCTTCCTTCATATTGAAGGCGGAGAAGCTGTTATACGTGCGGTACACAAATGCTTTGCCTCTTTATATACTGACCGGGCGATCAAATACCGGGAGGATAAAGGTTTTGACCATAGCAAAGTGGCTATATCAGTTGGTATCCAGAAAATGGTTCGCTCAGACAGAGGCAGTGCCGGTGTTTGTTTTACATTAGAACCCGAATCCGGTTTTCGTGATATTATTCATATCAGCGGTGTTTGGGGATTAGGTGAAAATATTGTACAAGGTACTATCAACCCTGATGAGTTTTTGGTATTCAAGCCTACTCTGGCTCAAAATAAAAATGCCATCATCCAAAAAAGATTAGGCGATAAGGCACAAACAATGATCTATGCTACAGACAGTAGTTCTACTACCTATAACATAGACACGCCGCTTAACAAGAGAGAACAATTTGTTTTAGCTGACCATGAAATCAAGCAATTGGCAGAGTGGTGCCTGATTATTGAGGAGCATTACAAAAAACCCATGGACATTGAATGGGCTAAGGACGGCATAACAGGTGAAATGTTTATCATTCAAGCCCGACCTGAAACGGTGCATTCACAGAAAAAACTAAATACCGTAACGGAATACGCTCTCCAGGAAAAAGGTGAAAAAATTACTTCTGGAAATGCCATTGGATTTAAAATAGCTTCCGGGAGAGCACGTATTGTACACTCTCCGAATGAGGACAGTCAAATTGAAAAAGGTGACATTATTGTTACCGATACCACAAGTCCCGATTGGGACCCTATTTTAAAAAAAGCAAGCGCTATTGTTACAAATAAAGGCGGGCGGACCAGCCACGCCTCCATCATTGCACGCGAATTGGGCATCCCTGCCGTGGTTGGCTGTGGAAACGCTACTGAAGAAATTAATAATGACATGCCAATAACCGTTTCTTGCGCTGAAGGGAAAACGGGAAATGTTTATAGAGGCCTGCTGAAATGGAAAGTAGAAGAACATGACTTTAATAACATGTATTTGCCCCGCCATACAAAACCCTTATTAATAATAGGAGAACCGGAAAAAGCATTTCAGCTTTCCTTTTACCCTAACGAAGGCGTTGGCTTAATGCGTCTGGAATTTATTGTCAACCATTATATGCAGATACACCCCATGGCATTAGTCAAGTTTGATGAATTAAAAGACCAGGCGGCAAAACATAAAATTGAAGAATTAACCCACAGCTACAAACATAAGCAGCAGTATTTCATAGACAAAGTATCACAGGGTATCGCCACAATTGCCGCAGCATTTTATCCCAAAGATGTTATTGTAAGGCTTAGTGATTTTAAAACAAATGAATATGCCAACCTCATTGGAGGAAAAGAGTTTGAGCCAAAAGAAGAAAACCCTATGATTGGGTTTCGGGGAGCCTCCCGCTATTACCACCCTTTGTATAAAGACGCTTTCAAACTGGAATGTAAAGCCGTACTTAAAGTGCGAAATGAAATGGGATTCACTAATGTGAAAGTAATGATTCCCTTTTGTCGTACGCTACAAGAAGGTAAACGTGTTATAGAAGAAATGGAAAGACATGGCTTATCCAGAGACTATAGTCCATCACTGGAAATTTATCTTATGGTGGAGATTCCTAGTAATGTGATTCTTTTAAATGAATTTGCTCAAGTATTTGATGGCTTCTCTATTGGTTCAAATGATTTAACCCAATTAACATTGGGTATTGACCGCGATTCTGCTATTGTTAGCCAGCTGTTCAGTGAGCAGGACCAGGCTGTCAAAACCATGCTTTCTATGGCCATTCACCGAGCCAACGAAGCGGGCATTAAAATTGGGTTATGTGGCCAGGCCCCCAGTGATATGCCTGATTTTGCCCAGTTTTTGGTTGAGCAAGGTATTACTAGTATTTCCTTTAATCCCGATGCACTACTTAAGGGTATACAGAATATTGTAGAAGCAGAAAATAAATTAAAATCACCCGCAAACCTTTCATTGTGA
- a CDS encoding 2-hydroxyacid dehydrogenase has protein sequence MRTLFYNTKSYERNFLEHAKAEHTVLYTSEGLTTQTVGLAKGFESISIFATDTADAPVLRALKMIGVRYITIRSPNYENVDIAEANSQGIHVANVQEYSPHAVAEHALCLLLALSRKTIQAHEQVQQLDFTLDHLIGFDLMGKKVGLLGTGKIGSAMAKILHGLGCTILAYDVDRNQQLENNYNVYYVGLHTLCSMSDIISIHLPPNNESYPLVTSSFFSKMKRGVIIINTASGAVLDTMALIEYLESGHIGAAGLDVYENEKEIFYQDLSQSMLKDPILLKLMSFPNVIITPHQGFATKEALTKMAMTTFENISCWEQKNSCANQITYGLQNELATKFQSNNIES, from the coding sequence GTGAGAACCCTGTTTTATAATACAAAAAGTTACGAACGCAACTTTCTAGAGCACGCTAAGGCAGAACATACTGTTTTGTATACATCTGAAGGCCTTACAACTCAGACAGTTGGACTGGCAAAAGGATTTGAGAGCATTAGCATTTTTGCCACCGATACCGCTGATGCTCCTGTCCTTCGTGCATTAAAGATGATAGGCGTTCGCTATATTACCATACGTTCACCTAATTATGAAAATGTGGATATAGCGGAAGCAAACAGTCAAGGTATTCATGTTGCAAACGTACAGGAATATTCGCCGCATGCCGTTGCTGAACATGCTCTTTGTTTATTGCTAGCCTTAAGTAGAAAAACGATTCAGGCACATGAGCAGGTACAACAGTTGGATTTCACCTTGGATCACTTAATTGGTTTTGATCTTATGGGGAAGAAAGTAGGCCTGTTAGGTACGGGAAAGATTGGAAGCGCTATGGCTAAAATCCTTCATGGTTTGGGTTGTACGATACTGGCCTATGATGTAGACCGTAACCAGCAACTGGAAAACAACTATAATGTCTATTATGTTGGGCTTCATACACTGTGTAGTATGTCGGATATTATCTCCATTCATTTACCACCAAATAATGAATCCTATCCCCTTGTGACCAGCAGTTTCTTCAGTAAAATGAAAAGAGGGGTTATCATAATTAATACGGCTAGTGGTGCTGTGCTAGACACTATGGCCTTGATTGAGTACTTGGAGAGCGGTCATATAGGTGCGGCTGGGCTGGATGTGTATGAAAATGAAAAAGAGATTTTCTACCAAGATTTATCACAAAGTATGCTAAAAGATCCTATCCTGTTAAAACTAATGAGCTTTCCAAATGTAATTATTACTCCCCATCAAGGCTTTGCCACTAAAGAAGCATTGACTAAAATGGCAATGACCACTTTTGAAAATATCAGCTGCTGGGAACAAAAGAATAGTTGTGCAAACCAAATTACGTATGGTTTGCAAAATGAGCTAGCCACTAAGTTTCAATCAAACAATATCGAATCATGA
- a CDS encoding sensor histidine kinase — protein MEKATITFNLIYSSLCCVIRLRFGVILWCSINAMSLSRKNDYWLIIGYIFLSLGLINTFLFPSYHIKVFYIVAIVCTLFSVRRLHTLIISIAGLGVMFLDFYVLHEESNFSSLAIFLNLAFGIAFTCIIILLSKNLTNEAAMNLLKLESLFNYATIGIVVTDKEGIIRNFNKYAESQFGYTEQEVVGRCVEILIPTTFQARHIKHRENFYHHLQPRIMGAGRELYACNKAGEEFPVEVSLSYYKLGNETYVIAFVVDITLRKENEQVVLQQKVELEHTAFRIRQNNQELETKVESRTQLLKDALIELEKSKQELSDALEKEKELGDLKSRFVTMASHEFRTPLSTILSSADILEKYNTIDKNEKVEKQILRIKDCVIGMKTILEDFLSLGKLEEGTVKPKMELIEFRDYITEIEKLVQELQQIVKPGQVIAFHHSGESSVYTDRALVRNILTNLLSNAIKFSPENSCINVVCEIKDGLLNLVVTDKGIGISEEDQQHLFERFFRAPNAATIQGTGLGLHIIAKYVELMSGRIQIESNIGKGTSFIVELPNPILES, from the coding sequence TTGGAAAAGGCGACCATTACCTTCAACCTGATCTATTCCTCTTTATGTTGCGTGATACGTCTCAGGTTTGGCGTAATTTTATGGTGTTCAATCAATGCAATGTCACTTTCCAGGAAGAACGACTATTGGCTGATCATTGGTTATATATTTTTAAGCCTGGGGCTTATCAATACATTCCTATTTCCCAGTTATCATATTAAAGTCTTCTACATTGTTGCGATTGTCTGTACACTTTTTTCTGTAAGAAGGCTCCATACTTTAATTATTAGCATTGCAGGGTTAGGAGTCATGTTTCTTGATTTTTATGTTTTACATGAAGAAAGTAATTTTTCATCACTGGCTATCTTTTTAAATTTAGCTTTCGGCATAGCCTTCACTTGTATTATCATTTTACTTAGTAAGAATTTGACCAATGAGGCCGCTATGAATTTGTTGAAACTTGAATCACTCTTTAATTATGCAACAATTGGTATAGTTGTAACTGATAAAGAAGGTATTATCCGGAATTTCAATAAATATGCAGAATCTCAATTTGGTTATACAGAGCAAGAAGTGGTGGGCAGATGTGTGGAAATACTGATTCCAACCACCTTTCAAGCGCGTCACATTAAGCATAGAGAAAATTTCTATCATCATTTGCAGCCTCGTATAATGGGGGCGGGTAGGGAGCTTTACGCTTGCAATAAAGCTGGAGAAGAGTTCCCGGTAGAAGTAAGTTTGAGTTATTACAAATTAGGTAATGAAACTTATGTCATCGCTTTTGTAGTGGATATTACACTCCGTAAAGAAAACGAACAGGTGGTGCTTCAACAAAAGGTAGAGTTGGAGCATACAGCATTTCGCATCAGACAAAATAATCAGGAATTAGAAACAAAAGTAGAGAGTCGTACGCAACTACTAAAAGATGCCTTAATTGAACTGGAAAAGTCGAAACAAGAATTAAGTGATGCTTTGGAAAAGGAAAAGGAGTTAGGTGACTTAAAGTCGAGATTCGTCACTATGGCTTCTCATGAGTTTCGAACCCCTCTTAGTACCATCCTTTCTTCTGCAGACATATTGGAGAAGTACAATACCATTGATAAGAACGAGAAAGTTGAAAAACAAATCCTACGCATTAAAGATTGCGTTATTGGCATGAAAACAATTTTGGAAGATTTTCTGTCACTGGGTAAGCTTGAAGAAGGTACTGTAAAACCAAAGATGGAATTAATAGAATTCCGTGATTATATAACGGAGATTGAAAAACTGGTTCAGGAATTACAGCAAATAGTCAAGCCTGGTCAGGTGATAGCATTTCACCATTCTGGAGAAAGTAGTGTTTATACAGATAGGGCATTGGTGCGAAATATCTTAACTAACCTACTGTCTAATGCCATAAAATTTTCCCCTGAGAATTCTTGTATAAATGTGGTGTGTGAGATAAAAGATGGCCTGTTAAACCTGGTGGTTACAGATAAAGGCATAGGAATTTCAGAAGAAGACCAGCAGCATTTGTTCGAACGCTTTTTTAGGGCACCTAATGCCGCCACTATACAAGGAACAGGGCTGGGTTTGCATATTATAGCCAAGTATGTCGAGTTAATGAGTGGACGGATTCAAATTGAAAGCAATATTGGCAAAGGCACTTCTTTTATTGTAGAATTGCCTAATCCTATATTGGAATCATAA